In the Marinomonas algicola genome, one interval contains:
- a CDS encoding HlyC/CorC family transporter produces MNDVPLSILGGILFCLIIFSAFFSSSETGMLSVNKYRLKHLAKNKNRSAIKVSQLLERPDRLIGVILIGNNFVNILASAIATVIAVRLWGDAGIAIATAALTLIILIFAEVTPKTLATIHPERIAFPASWVLNILLKLLYPLVVVVNLISNGLLRLMGVHANQGNQDNISSEELRTIVNEASGLIPAAHQEMLISILDLEKVSVEDIMIPRNEVIGIDIEDDIEEIIEQICQSRHTRMPVYSGEINKVIGILHARHAAVFLREESPSKAALLKATVEPYFIPESTSLNTVLLNFQQGHQQMGLVVDEYGDVQGIATLEDVLEEIVGEFTPPTENEEDEIKTLEDGSFRIEGTIHIREINKTLNWHLPTDGPKTLNGLIIETLELIPEHPIGLKVGNYLIEILEIEDKVVKYAKLRLRR; encoded by the coding sequence TTGAACGATGTCCCCTTAAGTATTCTTGGTGGAATACTGTTTTGTCTTATTATATTTTCCGCGTTCTTCTCCAGTTCAGAGACAGGAATGCTATCGGTCAATAAATACCGTCTAAAACACCTAGCGAAGAATAAAAATCGCTCTGCAATAAAAGTAAGTCAGTTACTTGAACGCCCCGATAGGTTGATTGGAGTCATTCTTATCGGCAATAATTTTGTCAACATCCTTGCTTCAGCCATTGCGACCGTTATCGCCGTTCGTCTTTGGGGCGATGCCGGCATTGCCATCGCAACGGCGGCACTTACATTAATCATCCTTATTTTCGCAGAAGTGACCCCCAAAACATTGGCCACCATTCACCCAGAAAGAATAGCCTTCCCAGCGTCATGGGTGCTCAACATACTGCTTAAACTGCTTTATCCCTTAGTTGTCGTTGTTAACCTGATTTCTAATGGTCTACTGAGGTTAATGGGAGTACATGCGAACCAAGGAAACCAAGACAACATCAGCTCGGAAGAATTAAGAACAATAGTAAACGAAGCAAGTGGTCTTATTCCCGCGGCCCACCAAGAGATGTTAATTTCCATATTGGACCTTGAAAAAGTATCAGTCGAAGACATTATGATTCCCCGTAATGAAGTAATCGGTATTGATATTGAAGACGACATAGAAGAAATCATTGAGCAAATATGCCAGTCAAGACATACCAGAATGCCTGTATACAGCGGTGAAATAAACAAGGTAATCGGTATTCTGCATGCTCGCCACGCCGCCGTTTTTTTAAGAGAAGAGAGCCCGTCAAAAGCGGCCCTATTGAAAGCAACGGTAGAACCCTACTTTATTCCTGAAAGCACTTCTTTAAATACTGTGCTATTGAATTTTCAGCAAGGCCACCAGCAAATGGGATTGGTCGTCGATGAATATGGCGATGTTCAAGGAATAGCCACGCTAGAAGACGTACTAGAAGAGATTGTCGGTGAGTTCACGCCTCCAACGGAAAACGAGGAAGACGAAATAAAAACGCTCGAAGATGGTTCTTTTAGAATAGAAGGCACAATTCACATCAGAGAAATAAACAAAACGTTAAATTGGCACCTTCCTACCGATGGACCAAAAACACTCAATGGCTTGATTATTGAAACCCTAGAATTAATTCCAGAACATCCAATCGGGTTAAAAGTGGGTAATTATTTAATTGAAATATTGGAAATAGAAGACAAGGTTGTGAAATACGCCAAATTAAGACTCAGAAGGTAA
- the greB gene encoding transcription elongation factor GreB yields MSRYRPPSAPKSAYITKEGADKLLSELKYLWKEKRPQVTDSVREAAAQGDRSENAEYIYGKKQLREIDRRVRYLEKRLEACTVVDRIPNDRSKVFFGAWITLEDEQENSKRYRIVGPDELDHHPDYISIDSPVARALLKKEEGEEVLIRVEGKEKIYSLEDIEYIELTV; encoded by the coding sequence ATGAGTCGTTACCGTCCTCCTTCTGCTCCCAAATCCGCTTATATCACCAAAGAGGGCGCCGATAAATTACTGTCTGAATTGAAGTATTTATGGAAAGAAAAACGTCCCCAAGTGACAGATTCCGTTAGAGAGGCCGCTGCTCAAGGCGATCGTTCAGAGAACGCAGAATACATTTACGGCAAAAAACAATTGCGAGAAATTGACCGACGTGTGCGTTATTTAGAAAAACGCTTAGAGGCTTGTACGGTAGTGGACCGTATACCGAATGACCGCAGTAAGGTGTTCTTTGGCGCTTGGATAACCCTTGAAGACGAACAAGAAAATAGCAAACGTTACCGCATAGTCGGTCCCGATGAGTTAGACCACCATCCCGACTACATCAGTATTGATTCACCTGTAGCCAGAGCATTGTTAAAAAAAGAAGAAGGAGAAGAGGTGTTGATTCGAGTCGAAGGCAAAGAGAAAATCTATTCATTAGAAGACATAGAGTATATTGAGTTGACGGTGTAG
- a CDS encoding DUF72 domain-containing protein translates to MAQWHHPDWVGWLYSNGSGRSTRLEEYAHFFNSVEVGSSFYTDLTDHTIRQWYEQVPADFRFSFKIPQTVTHHLSEQTIKSSCKKLSEFCKQLSAFEDKVGVTMMQFPATVGPNDLSYIKRLCEVWSLKTPLSVEVRHQAFFNKSEEESAFLRMLSDKKMNRVIMDSRPIFSTEAYCGSLVEAQSKKPRVPCHPIATSSQPVVRFIGHPDLPLNEVYLEQWAHKLVRWMNLGHSPYVFVHSSDNVKAPMLAQVLEQKMLDLLPEYSARIALPARPEQDSLF, encoded by the coding sequence ATGGCTCAATGGCATCATCCTGATTGGGTGGGGTGGCTGTATTCTAATGGTTCTGGCCGTTCTACTCGACTGGAGGAGTATGCTCATTTTTTTAATAGTGTTGAAGTGGGGAGCAGTTTTTATACGGACTTAACCGATCACACCATTCGCCAGTGGTATGAGCAGGTGCCTGCCGATTTTCGCTTTTCATTTAAAATCCCCCAAACCGTAACCCATCATCTTAGTGAGCAAACAATCAAATCGAGCTGCAAAAAATTAAGTGAATTTTGTAAGCAATTGAGCGCTTTTGAAGACAAAGTTGGGGTGACTATGATGCAATTCCCTGCCACTGTTGGTCCTAACGACTTATCTTATATTAAGCGATTATGTGAGGTTTGGTCATTAAAGACGCCTTTATCGGTAGAGGTGAGGCATCAAGCCTTTTTTAATAAAAGTGAGGAAGAGTCCGCCTTTCTGCGAATGCTGTCAGACAAGAAAATGAACCGAGTTATTATGGACTCACGTCCGATATTCTCAACCGAGGCGTATTGTGGCAGTTTGGTTGAGGCGCAGTCGAAAAAGCCGAGAGTACCTTGTCATCCTATTGCCACATCAAGTCAGCCTGTTGTGCGCTTCATAGGGCATCCAGATCTACCCTTAAATGAGGTGTATTTAGAGCAATGGGCTCATAAGTTAGTACGCTGGATGAATTTGGGCCATTCGCCCTATGTTTTTGTTCATTCATCGGATAACGTTAAGGCTCCTATGTTAGCTCAAGTTCTCGAACAAAAAATGCTCGATTTGTTGCCAGAGTACTCGGCTCGTATCGCTTTACCTGCGCGGCCTGAGCAAGACTCTTTATTTTAA
- a CDS encoding NUDIX hydrolase — MRFCPKCGTQVSFQTPPGDNRERAVCANCHHIDYDNPNVITGTIPIFENKVLLCKRNIEPRLGYWTLPAGFMENQETTKEGALRETLEESGSDAICGPAFSMISIPHINQIHLFYLARLPKADFHPTEESSEVELFDYDQIPWDDIAFSSVSKTLKFYLEDLKNGSFEFHEDTIYPVE; from the coding sequence ATGCGTTTTTGTCCTAAATGCGGTACTCAAGTTAGTTTTCAAACGCCTCCTGGTGATAATAGAGAGAGAGCCGTTTGCGCGAACTGCCATCATATTGACTACGACAATCCAAATGTCATAACAGGCACCATCCCAATTTTTGAAAATAAAGTACTTTTGTGCAAACGTAATATTGAACCGAGGTTAGGATATTGGACATTACCCGCTGGTTTTATGGAGAATCAAGAGACCACCAAAGAGGGCGCACTTAGAGAAACCCTTGAAGAAAGTGGCTCAGACGCTATCTGCGGACCGGCTTTTAGCATGATTAGCATCCCACACATTAATCAAATCCATTTATTCTATTTAGCAAGGTTGCCAAAAGCCGATTTTCACCCTACGGAAGAGAGCTCAGAAGTAGAACTTTTTGATTATGATCAAATCCCATGGGATGACATCGCCTTTAGCAGTGTTAGCAAAACCCTTAAATTTTATTTGGAAGACTTAAAGAATGGGTCCTTTGAATTTCACGAAGACACCATTTATCCTGTAGAGTAA
- a CDS encoding NGG1p interacting factor NIF3, whose product MYSLVFNVPVSHVESVKSAIFAVGGGSMDGYENCCWQVLGEGQFKPGSSSNPFLGTIGEIHKEEEYRVEMAIAKDVKDECVQALKKSHPYEVVPYYLVEIIL is encoded by the coding sequence ATGTATTCTTTAGTTTTTAACGTCCCTGTATCTCATGTTGAGAGTGTAAAAAGCGCTATCTTTGCGGTGGGTGGTGGTTCTATGGACGGTTATGAAAATTGCTGTTGGCAAGTGCTTGGTGAGGGGCAGTTTAAGCCTGGGTCGTCAAGCAATCCCTTTTTAGGGACAATTGGTGAGATACATAAAGAGGAGGAGTATCGAGTTGAAATGGCGATTGCAAAAGATGTTAAAGATGAGTGCGTGCAAGCCTTGAAAAAGAGCCATCCCTATGAGGTTGTACCGTATTACCTTGTTGAAATTATTCTTTGA